TGCCAGTGGGTGAATTAAAAGGGATTATGACAGCGCCCCTTTATAAAACGCCGGTTAAGCCTGATGTAATCTTTATGGTCACTGACGTATTCCAAGCTTACCATGTATTAAATGACTACATTGGTGCCACTGGAGTACCAACTGTTGAATCAACCCATACAATCAATTCAGCCGCCTGTGGTGGGGCTGTAAGGTGCTATAGTAAAAACTCAGCCGGTATGTCAACAATGTGCGCCGGTAGCTATACATCCGGCAAGACCGAGCGGGGAGAGGTTAACCTGTTTATACCCGGTGACCACATTGAGCAATTGGCCAGCCATTTATTGCGGAGAACTAACCACTACAAAAATGGGTCCTCATTTTTGGGTGCTGGCGGTCAAGAGTACCCTGGCTTAGACGTATGCAAACAGTGTCCAATGGTTCGTTTTAAGGATTACGCCAAATAATAGAATAAGCAATTAATAAATCAATGATCGAAGGGGCATCCTAATAATAGGAGCCCCTTTTTTGGTGGGGATGGCGTCATAACTTTAAGTTAAGTTCTAATGTCTTTGTGTTTAGCTTGTAGTATAATTAATTGATAGAGTTAGTTGCTTAAGGGTGATAGATACTTTGAAAGAAAACCAATTTGTCCATTTACATTTACATAGTGAGTACAGTTTGCTTGACGGAGCCGCCCGCATTAAACAGGTGGTTAAAACCGCTAAAGAGCTTGGTATGCCAGCTTTGGCCATCACAGATCATGGCGCGATGTTTGGAGTTATCGACTTTTACAAAGAATGTCAGCGAGCTGGTATTAAACCCATTTTAGGCTGTGAGGTTTACGTCGCCCCCAGAACTATGTATGATCGCATACCTAAAGTTGATGATCAATTGTATCACTTAGTGTTGTTGGCGGAAAATGAAGTTGGTTACAGAAACCTAATTAAGTTGGTTTCCGAAGCCTATACCAAGGGCTTTTATTATAAACCCAGGGTGGATAAACAGGCACTGTCCGCCCATGCCAACGGATTGATCGCATTAAGCGGTTGTATAGCCGGGGAAGTGGCTGCCCATGCCATTGCAGGTAAACACCAACGGGCTAGACAAGCGGCAGCGGAATACCGAGATATTTTTGGCGCCGGCAATTTCTTTCTGGAGTTGCAGGATCATGGTTTTCCGGAACAAAAGATTGCCAATAAAGAGTTAATTGCCATCAGTAAAGACCTTGGCTTGCCATTGGTGGTTACCAATGATGTTCACTATACTTTGTCCGAGCACGCCAAGATTCAAGATGTTTTAATGTGCATTCAAACAGGGAAGACCGTTGATCAGCAAGATAGAATGAAATTTAGCTCTACCCAACTGTATTTAAAAAGCGGACAGCAAATGGCTGCAGCATTTCCCGGTCATCCCGAAGCATTATTGAACACCATCAAAATTGCCGAGCGTTGCCAGGTACAGTTGGATTTCAGTCAGATGCATTTACCCCACTATGCCGTTCCTGAAGGTCACAGCACTGAAAGTTATCTGGAATATTTATGTTGCCAGGGTGCCGAAAAATTATATGGTCAATTAACAGCGGACGTTAAAAATCGATTGGAACATGAGTTGAACATCATTAAACAAATGGGTTTCGCTGCTTATTTTCTAATTGTTTGGGATTTCGTAAATTATGCTAAATCTAAACATATTCCTGTGGGACCCGGCAGAGGAAGTGCCGCTGGCAGTATTGTGGCCTATAGTCTTGGTATTACCAATATAGATCCCCTGAAATACGGACTTTTGTTTGAGCGCTTTTTAAATCCAGAACGTTTATCAATGCCGGACATAGATATTGATATCTGCCAAGAACGTCGCGGAGAAGTAATCGATTATGTAGTTAAAAAATATGGAGCCGAACGGGTGGCACAAATTATCACCTTTGGTACCATGGCAGCCCGGGCAGCAATACGTGATGTGGGCAGAGCATTAAACATGCCCTATTCCTATGTAGATAAAATAGCTAAAATGATTCCTCCAGAACTGAATGTGACGATAGAGAAAGCCCTTAGCCAATCCACTGCATTGCGGGAACTCTACCAAACCGATGAAGAGGCCCGCAGACTGATTGACACTGCCAGCGTTTTAGAAGGCATGCCTCGACATGCTTCCACCCATGCGGCAGGGGTTGTGATTTCCAAAGAGCCGTTGACCAATTACTTGCCGCTATATCGCACCTCTGATGGTGTGGTTACCACCCAATTCCCGATGGTAACGGTGGAGGAGTTGGGATTGTTAAAAATGGATTTGCTGGGGTTGCGCAATCTAACGGTAATTCAGGAAACCATTGATCTTTTGGCATTAAATAACATTGCGGTGGATATCAATCACATACCAATGGACGACCAAAAAACATATCAAATGTTGGCCAAAGGTAATAGTGCCGGTGTGTTCCAGTTGGAGTCCAGCGGCATGCGGACGATATTGAAGGAGCTAAAGCCCACTGTTTTTGAAGACCTAGTGGCGCTGGTGGCTTTATACCGTCCCGGTCCTTTGGGCAGTGGGATGGTGGACAGTTTTATTAAAAACAAGCATGGGTTGAGCCAAGTTGATTATCTCCATCCAGATTTGGAACCGGTGCTAAAGGAAACCTATGGTGTGATTCTTTATCAAGAACAGGTGATGAAAATTGCACAAATAATGGCTGGGTACACTTTGGGACAGGCGGATTCCTTGCGCAAGGCCATGGGCAAAAAGATACCTGCTATTATGCAAATGCATCGGGAGTGGTTTATAAATGGTACTTCGGTAGATGATCAAGGCCAAAGGTTAGCTCATCCCATTCCGGGTGCAGTTACTAGAGGTTATGATCGCCATTTAGCAGAAAAAATATTTGACCTCATGGAGTTTTTTGCCGGTTATGGTTTTAATAAAAGCCATTCAGCTGCCTATGCTTTGGTGGCCTATCAAACCGCCTACCTAAAGGCTCACTATCCCGCTTATTATATGTCTGCACTTTTGACATCGGTGCGGGACAATACCGCAAAAGTAGTGGCGTACATTGATGAATGCAGACGGATGAACATTAAAGTTTTACCGCCGGATGTAAATGAAAGTCAAGAGAACTTTGCGGTGGTTGCCAACAGCATTCGCTTTGGTTTAGCCGCAGTGAAAAATGTTGGCACCGGGGCAGTTAAAGAAATAATTAATAAACGTAAGCAACAAGGAAATTATAAGAGTTATAGTGACTTTTGCCGACGCATAGACTGCCGAACGGTAAACAAAAGGGTTTTAGAAAGCCTTATAAAATCTGGGTGTTTCGACACCCTTAATCATTATAGAGCGCAACTGTTGGCAGTGTTAGAAAAGGGTTTAGAGTTGGCTCAGCAGTCGCAGCGGGAACGGGACAGTGGTCAAATATCTTTATTGGACCTGTGGGGACAAGAGGACACCAACAACATTCAGGAAATTGAGTTACCGGATATCCCTGAGTACTCCCTTGCTGATATGCTGGCGCTGGAAAAAGAGGCCTTGGGTTTATATATTAGCGGTCATCCATTGGAAGAATATCAACATGTATTTTCCCAAATTACCACTCACAAATTAATTGAGCTGGCTGAACTGGAAGGAAGTGAAAGGGTACAGGTTGGTGGCGTGATTATTAATGCTAAAACCATTAATACTAAAAAAGGTGATCAAATGGCCTTTGCTACTTTAGAAGATATCACCGCCACCTGTGAATTGGTGATTTTTCCATCCATTTATCGCAAGTACGGCCGATTTTTCACCACCGAAAGCCCGCTTTTAGTGGTGGGGCGCACTGATAGTTCTGAGGATGAAATAAAAATTATAGTGGAAGAACTAATTCCATTAACCAATATAGAACGGGCGTTGTATTTACGTTTAGCACCAAATAGTGACCAAGAAACATTGATAATCAACCTATTACGGGCCCACCCCGGTGAGCAACGGGTTTTTATTTATTACAATAACCAGGAATTAAAACCATTGCCTGCAGAATACTATACAAAGGTACCTGGCCCGGTGGTAACCCATTTAAAGCAGTTATTGGGTGAAAGTAATGTGGTTGTTAAATGGAAACCATTGAGCAAACAGAGAAGAACTGAAAAAAATTTTAGCAATGAACCCGTTGCTAAATTAAAACACCCACCAAAGGGTTTTCGCTCATTACTGGATTTTTAAAGACTGACAACGGGAAAAATACTGGGTATACAAACCAATATACTTGTAACAAGATATATAATATGTTACTATGGAATTGCTAAATAAAGGAAAAAGGATGGTTATATATGAGTGACTTAAACGAAATTACTGGAGAATATATAGTTATTAAGGCATTGGAGAATGGGGTCACCATTATTGGTTTAACCCGTGGCCGAGATACCAAGTTTCACCATACAGAAAAATTGGACAAGGGTGAAGTGATGATTGCTCAGTTTACCCAACACACATCTGCAATTAAGATCCGCGGTCGGGCTGAAATTATGACTAAACATGGCACGATAAACACTCAGGAATAATTGTTGTGATAATAATTAAAGACTTTTGCTAGAAAAAAAGGATTGTTAGATGCTATGTAGAAAAGTAGATTGACGTTTGAACAAAATAGGGGGGCGTCAATGTGTGGACAGTGGTATATATTGCGCAGAATAAAGCTGAGGCAGAACAGTTAAAAATGAAACTTACAACCGAAGGATTACTAGTTAAGGTTAAACCCTTAGGAGGCAACAAAGATGCCGATGCAAACTCTTATGAAATTTTAGTGCCGGCTTCTGAAGTTGACGAAGCGATGGAAATAATTAATATGTTTTAGTGCCTTTTATTTAAAGGAGAGTGTAACAGTTTGGTTTTAGAATTTTTCCGTAAACAAAAGTATGTTACGGTAAAACCTAAGTCGGAAAAACGAGAAATTCCAGAAGGACTTTGGGTAAAATGTAATCGCTGTAATGAAATACTTTATACAAAAGAATTGGATAAAAATTTTAAAGTTTGTTCTAAATGTAATTATCACTTCCGGGTCAGTGCCCAAGACAGAATAAGCATGACTTTGGATGAAGGAAGTTTTAAGGAACATGACGCTGATTTGGTGTCCGGCAATCCGTTGAATTTTCCTAACTATGAAGAAAAATTACTGAAAGCTCAAGAAGCCACCGGCCTTAATGAAGGGGTGCTTACAGGGGAAGGAACGATCAATGGCTATCCAGTGGTAGTGGTGGTGATGGACCCAAGCTTTATCATGGGTAGTATGGGTTCGGTGGTGGGTGAAAAAATCACCAGGGCCATTGAAGCTGCTGAACAAAAAAGATACCCATTAATCACCTTTGCCACCTCCGGTGGAGCCAGAATGCAGGAGGGAATTTTATCCCTAATGCAGATGGCCAAGACGTCGGCGGCGCTAACCAAACTTGGTGAAGCAGGGGTTTTATATGTTTCTGTGCTGACTGATCCCACAACTGGTGGGGTGACCGCAAGTTTTGCTTCATTGGGGGATATTATCATTGCTGAACCAGGAGCATTAATTGGTTTTACAGGGCCAAGGGTTATCGAACAAACCATTAAGCAAAAACTGCCGGAAGGTTTCCAAAGGGCAGAATTTATGCGGCAGCATGGCTTTGTGGATCTAATTGTTCCCCGAAACAAAATGAAAGAGATGCTGGCAAACATTCTTGCCCTGCATGCAGAGGAGGAATAAGGATTATGGCCAGCCTGTTGGAATTTGAAAAGCCAATTATTGAACTGGAAACTAAAATTGAAGAACTCAAAACCTTTGCTGAGGAAAAAGATATTGATCTTGGCAGTGAGATCAACAAGTTAGAGACCAGGGCAGAAGAACTTAAAAAGTCGATATACAGCAACTTAACGCCGTGGCAAAGGGTACAAATAGCCCGCCATCCAGAACGTCCCAATACCTTGGACTATATTAAGTACATGATTACTGATTTTATTGAACTGCATGGTGATCGTCTGTATGGTGATGATCCTGCAATGATCGGTGGTATTGGCCGCTTTGATGGTCAATCGGTCACAGTTATCGGTCACGTTAAAGGAAAAGATACTAAACAAAATGTAGCCCGTAATTTTGGGATGGCCCATCCCGAAGGGTACCGCAAAGCTCTGCGGTTAATGAAACAAGCAGAGAAATTTAAGCGCCCGGTGTTATGTTTTGTAGATACACCCGGTGCCTACTGTGGCATGGGAGCTGAAGAGCGAGGCCAAGGCGAGGCCATTGCCAGAGCTTTAATGGAAATGTCTGCCCTTAAGGTACCACTAATTTCGGTGGTCATTGGTGAAGGCGGCAGTGGTGGGGCTTTGGCCATCAGTGTATCTGACAGGATAATGATGCAAGAGCACGCTGTGTTTTCGGTAAGCACCCCTGAAGCTTGTGCCAGCATATTGTGGAAGGATGGTACCAAAGCCAATGAAGCAGCTGCGGCATTGAAGATCACTGCCCAGGATTTGTTGGCATTAAAGGTAATTGACGATGTTATTGTTGAACCGTTGGGTGGAGCCCATCGAGAACCTGAAAATGCCGCCAAACTAATTAAAGAAACAATTAAAAATAATTTAAATGAATTGCGGCAATATCCATTAGAAGCATTGCTACAGAAAAGATATCAAAAGTTTAGAACCATTGGACAACTGGGTTAGTGTTAACAAAGCTTGGCTTGCGCCAAGTTCCTTGGCGCATGATAGTGGCAAAAAGGGCTCTTAGGAGCCCTTTTTTTAGAATTCACAAAAAGAAATTAAAAATTTATTAACCGTGACTGGTAATCTTGGTATAGACTGTGATAAAAGAAACAATTGGGAGGGTTAAAATATGCAGAGAATAGCTGTGATGACCAGTGGTGGTGATGCGCCTGGGATGAATGCTGCCGTCCGTGCAGTGGTAAGAAAGGCGATTTTTCATGGCATGGAGATCATTGGCATTAATCGTGGCTATAATGGCTTTATTGAGGGCGATATGTGGCCAATGAATTTGGGTTCTGTGGCTGACATCATCCATCGGGGTGGAACAATATTACATACTGCTCGTTCAGAGGAATTTACTACCCCCGAGGGTAGGGCAAAGGCCTATGAAAATGTAGAGCGTTTTGGTATTCAAGGTCTGGTGGTTATTGGCGGAGACGGTTCATTTAAAGGGGCCAAAAAATTTTACGACGAATATCAATTGCCCATGGTAGGTATACCCGGTACCATTGATAATGACATTTCCGGTACTGATTATACCATTGGTTTTGATACAGCGGTAAACAATGTGGTGGATGCCATTAACAAAATTAGAGATACAGCAACATCCCATGAACGCACCTTTGTGGTGGAAGTTATGGGGCGCCATGCGGGATATATTGCTTTGCAAGCAGGTTTGGCCGGTGGTGCAGAGACCATTATTATTCCGGAAGTACCCCACAGCATTGATGAAATTTGTAATAAGTTATTGCGTGGTGTTAAAAGAGGCAAACTACATAGTGTGATTGTTGTTGCCGAGGGGGCCGTTAGCGGTCTAGAAGTGGGGCAAAAAATTAAGGACATCACTGGTTTTGATACCAAGGTTACCATCCTTGGCCATTTGCAACGGGGTGGTATACCCACTGCCCATGATCGAGTAATTGCTTCCCGAATGGGTTCCAAGGCTGTGGAAACATTAATGTCTGGAGAAACCAACAAAGTGGTGGGCATTCGGGCCGGTGAAGTGGTGGCCTATGATTTGGAAGATGTTTTTAACCAGAAAAAAACCATTGAAAAGGAATTGCTTGATCTAGCTAACGTGCTTTCTATATAAATGTATTGGAGGGAGTTAATTTGAGACGTACAAAAATTGTTTGCACCATTGGTCCAGCCAGTGAAAATATAGATACCCTAAAAAAAATGATGTTGGCCGGAATGAACGTTGCGAGAATGAATTTCTCCCACGGCAACCATCAAGATCATGGCCGCAGAATAGAACTTGTTAGAAAGGCCGCCAGAGAGGTAAACAAAAATATTGCCATTATGCTGGATACAAAGGGACCAGAAATTAGGTTGGGTGTCTTTAAGGAAGAACCTATTTTTTTACGGGCCGGTGATGAGTTTACACTAACCACCGAGGAAATCAAAGGAGATAACCATAAAGTATCGGTAACTTATAAGGAGTTGCCTCAAGATGTTGGTGTGGGTGATAAAATATTAGTTGCTGATGGTCTAATAGAATTAGAAGTATTGGAGAAAAGTGCCACCGCAGTTCATTGCCAAGTGATTAACGGTGGTGAGTTAAAGAGCCGTAAAGGAGTAAATTTACCTGGAATAACAGTGAATTTACCCGCCCTTACCGATAAGGACATTTCAGACATTCTGTTTGG
The sequence above is a segment of the Peptococcaceae bacterium 1198_IL3148 genome. Coding sequences within it:
- a CDS encoding DUF169 domain-containing protein, giving the protein MLLINVEELVKKERLTYQDMHKAFAALYKLDYNPVAVKFFFNQQEYDNLEVEKVPGPKMTFCQVALASRMEDYIVKFNADKLMCGNAKISFGFNAPTDQDVDDHVKFVNDWDFAKECMLAKPRLPVGELKGIMTAPLYKTPVKPDVIFMVTDVFQAYHVLNDYIGATGVPTVESTHTINSAACGGAVRCYSKNSAGMSTMCAGSYTSGKTERGEVNLFIPGDHIEQLASHLLRRTNHYKNGSSFLGAGGQEYPGLDVCKQCPMVRFKDYAK
- the accD gene encoding acetyl-CoA carboxylase, carboxyltransferase subunit beta, translated to MVLEFFRKQKYVTVKPKSEKREIPEGLWVKCNRCNEILYTKELDKNFKVCSKCNYHFRVSAQDRISMTLDEGSFKEHDADLVSGNPLNFPNYEEKLLKAQEATGLNEGVLTGEGTINGYPVVVVVMDPSFIMGSMGSVVGEKITRAIEAAEQKRYPLITFATSGGARMQEGILSLMQMAKTSAALTKLGEAGVLYVSVLTDPTTGGVTASFASLGDIIIAEPGALIGFTGPRVIEQTIKQKLPEGFQRAEFMRQHGFVDLIVPRNKMKEMLANILALHAEEE
- a CDS encoding glutamate decarboxylase, whose amino-acid sequence is MWTVVYIAQNKAEAEQLKMKLTTEGLLVKVKPLGGNKDADANSYEILVPASEVDEAMEIINMF
- a CDS encoding acetyl-CoA carboxylase carboxyltransferase subunit alpha gives rise to the protein MASLLEFEKPIIELETKIEELKTFAEEKDIDLGSEINKLETRAEELKKSIYSNLTPWQRVQIARHPERPNTLDYIKYMITDFIELHGDRLYGDDPAMIGGIGRFDGQSVTVIGHVKGKDTKQNVARNFGMAHPEGYRKALRLMKQAEKFKRPVLCFVDTPGAYCGMGAEERGQGEAIARALMEMSALKVPLISVVIGEGGSGGALAISVSDRIMMQEHAVFSVSTPEACASILWKDGTKANEAAAALKITAQDLLALKVIDDVIVEPLGGAHREPENAAKLIKETIKNNLNELRQYPLEALLQKRYQKFRTIGQLG
- the pfkA gene encoding 6-phosphofructokinase, with amino-acid sequence MQRIAVMTSGGDAPGMNAAVRAVVRKAIFHGMEIIGINRGYNGFIEGDMWPMNLGSVADIIHRGGTILHTARSEEFTTPEGRAKAYENVERFGIQGLVVIGGDGSFKGAKKFYDEYQLPMVGIPGTIDNDISGTDYTIGFDTAVNNVVDAINKIRDTATSHERTFVVEVMGRHAGYIALQAGLAGGAETIIIPEVPHSIDEICNKLLRGVKRGKLHSVIVVAEGAVSGLEVGQKIKDITGFDTKVTILGHLQRGGIPTAHDRVIASRMGSKAVETLMSGETNKVVGIRAGEVVAYDLEDVFNQKKTIEKELLDLANVLSI
- the mtrB gene encoding trp RNA-binding attenuation protein MtrB yields the protein MSDLNEITGEYIVIKALENGVTIIGLTRGRDTKFHHTEKLDKGEVMIAQFTQHTSAIKIRGRAEIMTKHGTINTQE
- a CDS encoding DNA polymerase III subunit alpha, giving the protein MKENQFVHLHLHSEYSLLDGAARIKQVVKTAKELGMPALAITDHGAMFGVIDFYKECQRAGIKPILGCEVYVAPRTMYDRIPKVDDQLYHLVLLAENEVGYRNLIKLVSEAYTKGFYYKPRVDKQALSAHANGLIALSGCIAGEVAAHAIAGKHQRARQAAAEYRDIFGAGNFFLELQDHGFPEQKIANKELIAISKDLGLPLVVTNDVHYTLSEHAKIQDVLMCIQTGKTVDQQDRMKFSSTQLYLKSGQQMAAAFPGHPEALLNTIKIAERCQVQLDFSQMHLPHYAVPEGHSTESYLEYLCCQGAEKLYGQLTADVKNRLEHELNIIKQMGFAAYFLIVWDFVNYAKSKHIPVGPGRGSAAGSIVAYSLGITNIDPLKYGLLFERFLNPERLSMPDIDIDICQERRGEVIDYVVKKYGAERVAQIITFGTMAARAAIRDVGRALNMPYSYVDKIAKMIPPELNVTIEKALSQSTALRELYQTDEEARRLIDTASVLEGMPRHASTHAAGVVISKEPLTNYLPLYRTSDGVVTTQFPMVTVEELGLLKMDLLGLRNLTVIQETIDLLALNNIAVDINHIPMDDQKTYQMLAKGNSAGVFQLESSGMRTILKELKPTVFEDLVALVALYRPGPLGSGMVDSFIKNKHGLSQVDYLHPDLEPVLKETYGVILYQEQVMKIAQIMAGYTLGQADSLRKAMGKKIPAIMQMHREWFINGTSVDDQGQRLAHPIPGAVTRGYDRHLAEKIFDLMEFFAGYGFNKSHSAAYALVAYQTAYLKAHYPAYYMSALLTSVRDNTAKVVAYIDECRRMNIKVLPPDVNESQENFAVVANSIRFGLAAVKNVGTGAVKEIINKRKQQGNYKSYSDFCRRIDCRTVNKRVLESLIKSGCFDTLNHYRAQLLAVLEKGLELAQQSQRERDSGQISLLDLWGQEDTNNIQEIELPDIPEYSLADMLALEKEALGLYISGHPLEEYQHVFSQITTHKLIELAELEGSERVQVGGVIINAKTINTKKGDQMAFATLEDITATCELVIFPSIYRKYGRFFTTESPLLVVGRTDSSEDEIKIIVEELIPLTNIERALYLRLAPNSDQETLIINLLRAHPGEQRVFIYYNNQELKPLPAEYYTKVPGPVVTHLKQLLGESNVVVKWKPLSKQRRTEKNFSNEPVAKLKHPPKGFRSLLDF